From a region of the Alnus glutinosa chromosome 1, dhAlnGlut1.1, whole genome shotgun sequence genome:
- the LOC133854659 gene encoding uncharacterized protein LOC133854659 — MRRDLFMCINDATISHDRYFVQERNAAGKLGHSSLQKMTAAIRMLGYGVTIDLMDEYLWIGERTAMDSFIHFVKAVVSIFYAEYLRSPNSEDIARLLAIGESRGFPGMLGSIDCIHWKWKNCPNAWRGMYSGHIREPTIILEAVASHDLWIWHAFFGLPRSHNDINVLERSDVFANLAERRAPPVNYSVNGHDYTMGYYLADGIYPSWATFVKTIHAPQGNKRKNFVAAQESVRKDVERAFGVLQARFAIVRRPARLYQPELLKDIMMACIILHNMIVEDERDLYLGADEFNYEQINDIPLEPPSHELTNEIVEFMQNRHHIKDQETHLQLQSDLIELLWQIHSQS; from the coding sequence ATGCGTCGTGACCTTTTTATGTGCATTAACGACGCAACAATATCTCATGACAGATATTTTGTCCAAGAAAGAAATGCTGCTGGAAAGCTCGGACATTCTTCTCTGCAAAAGATGACTGCTGCAATTAGGATGCTCGGTTATGGAGTAACTATAGATTTGATGGATGAATACTTATGGATTGGAGAAAGGACCGCAATGGATAGCTTTATACATTTTGTTAAAGCGgtagtttcaattttttatgcCGAGTACTTGAGGTCGCCAAACTCAGAAGACATTGCTAGATTGCTAGCAATTGGTGAAAGTCGTGGATTTCCAGGGATGTTGGGAAGCATCGATTGCATACATTGGAAGTGGAAGAATTGTCCAAATGCTTGGAGAGGTATGTATTCTGGTCATATCCGTGAACCTACAATTATTTTGGAAGCCGTGGCGTCCCATGATCTTTGGATATGGCACGCATTTTTTGGGTTACCAAGGTCTCATAATGATATAAATGTGTTAGAGCGATCTGATGTATTTGCCAATCTAGCTGAAAGGCGTGCTCCTCCGGTCAACTACTCAGTCAATGGTCATGATTATACAATGGGATACTATCTAGCCGATGGAATATATCCTTCATGGGCAACATTCGTAAAAACAATTCATGCTCCACAaggaaacaagagaaaaaattttgttGCAGCTCAAGAGTCGGTAAGAAAGGACGTAGAGCGAGCGTTTGGAGTGCTTCAAGCACGATTTGCAATTGTGCGTAGACCTGCACGGTTATACCAACCTGAACTTCTTAAAGATATTATGATGGCGTGCATAATATTGCATAACATGATCGTTGAGGATGAACGAGATTTATATCTTGGAGCAGACGAATTCAATTATGAGCAAATCAATGATATTCCACTCGAACCACCATCACACGAACTTACAAATGAAATTGTGGAGTTCATGCAAAATCGTCATCATATTAAAGATCAAGAAACACATTTGCAACTTCAATCAGACCTCATTGAGCTTTTATGGCAAATACATAGTCAATCGTAA